TAAAGCCTTATCTAATGCGTAGATTGAGGATTTTGAGTTTATGTAATTATCAATAGAATCATCAATAAGCCTATTTATATAAAATAAATCTGTTCCTTTTTGAGATAAATCTTTCTTTATCAGAACTAAAATATCTTGAATTGTTTCAAAAGAATATTCTTTCACAGAAAATATTGTAATTAAATAATTAAAAAAGTTTCTATAAGTATGAGATTCAAAAGCATCAAATTTAGGCTTGTAAATTAAATCGAAAAGGATTTTAAGTTGATTTAAGTCATTTACGTTATTAAAATTATTAAATTTTATGTAGCCAAAAGACGGCACAATACCTTGCTTCAATAATTGGATTAATTCTAATAATGCACTTTCATCATTAAGTATAAAAAGAGTTTGAAGTGCGTCAACTCGATATCTATCTTCATTGAGTTTTAGATACTTCTTTGCTGTTTGGATACAAAATTCCGCTTCTTTTCTAAGATCAACTAATATATTAATAGCATCCCAAGTTATATGCTCTTCTATTTTTTTAGAACATTCTTTAAGCAAATCGATATCACCAGTAATAATAATATACTGTTTCAAAATTTCTCTATGATTATATAGGGAATGTTCTGTTTTAAAATATGTTCTTACCTCACTAAAGACGGATTTCAAATTATTTTCAACGGCATATTTTATATGTTTATATTTTGAAAAAGCTACTAAACCACCGTCTTTTATATTAGAAATTATTTTTGAATTAAATTCGTTTTCATCATTAACGAGTTTTTTCAGTTTTGCATACTCTTCATCTGAATCATGTGATTTAGTGAACTCGTAAAACTTAATACATTCTAACAAAAAAGCTTGAGGTAATTCTATATCGAACAAATTTTGAAAAAAGAAAATTGTTTCTATTCTCTTGTAATCATTTAAAATAAAAAATGAGTTAGGACCTGAAGCTCTGGCAACATTATTAAAATCAATAGCTTTAGTTTGAGTTATACACCAATCTGTGATTATTTGTTTTTGATTTTCAGATATTACATATTCGCGATTTGAACTATCATACTTTTCAATAGTTTGCTTCATTTTTTTAAATAGAACAAAATCATCTTTTAAAAATTCTGAAACTTCTTTAAAACTTATAGATAATTTATTTCTTGAAAAAATAATCTGGTCAAGAACATCAATTTGAACATCAATAACATTCCAATGTCCATTTTTATCCCACCATTTCCTTCTTATATCTCTAATTTTTTTGCCATCAATTGTTTTACCATGCTTGGTGAAAAGATATCTAATTTTTGATTTCAACTTTTTCTTATCGAAAAGTAAATCAAAGTTCTCCTGAATATTTCTTTTGTATTTTTCTACTTGGTTATCTGCCTTTTTTTGAGTGAATACAGGCTCTTTAAAAACTATACCGTTTTTCTGCATTAAGTTGTCAAATTTTACAGATAAATCTCTATGACTTGAATTGCCAATATTATTACGCCAGTATTCAATTTCTTTATCTATTGTTTTTAATTCTATCAATTTTTTACAAATGACACCGATTGACTCTTGATTCACAATACTTGATATAAAGTATCTTACTTTACTAGCAGGAAAAGAACTTAACAAGAATTCAATTACTTGCTTATTTGAATTAGTCTCGGTGATAATTTTTTTAAGTAATTTTTCATGGGTATGGAACCTAATATCATTTGTTATTTGCGACATTAACTTTATTAAAAAAGTTTCATCATTTTGTGTATTAAATATTATTCTATCAGCAATTCTATTAAATAATTCTTGTTCATTAGATATATGGATAGTGATATCTTCTGTAAAATAATATTTAATGATATCTAAGAATTTGTCGGCATCTTTTATCTTGAAAATTAATTGATTTATGATGTATTGACCACCTCTCATTACCTCATCTTCAACCTTTCTTTCTTTTAACTTATAAATCAATAAGAACTCTTCCTTGATAAATTCATAAAAGTCTTCAATGTCATCTTTCTCTAGCAATAAGTTCATTAAGCTTCTATTGAACTCTTTGTGTGTGGAATTCTTAAAGCAATTAAATACTTTATTCAAGTATGCATCATCATCGACTGTCAATTTTTGAATATAAATTACTCTTATAATCATTGACTTTAAACTCAAATCAAAGTGAGTATTTTTTGTTTTGAGTTTTTTTAGTAAGAATTGTTTTAGTCCTTCATATTGGTTAAAAGGAATCTTAAAATACTTCAATAAATCTAATGCAGAGAGGGTCGTTCTTCTATGGTGGCTTTTATAATTTTCAATTATTGAAATTAAATAATCGTAGTTTGCTTGACATGAAGCAAATAGTGAAATTTCGTTAGAGGAATATGTACTATTATTGTCTATCCATAAAGTTTGTTCAATACAAACCCTCTGGAAGTAAGTTTGAAAAACTTTAACTTTTAAATCGTCTGTAATTCTGTTACTGTCTGCTTTAAATAAGATTTCTGGTTCATTATCAATTAACCATTCAATTAGTGTTTTATACTTATCAGAATCTTTTTGTAATAGGTTTATCAAAAAGGTAATGGAGTTAAACAGTGAAGGATGAGTTCGTTTTTTACCTGATATTTGGATAAATTTAATCATCTCTTGGGCAGATAATTTTGATATTTGTTTGGATGCAAAATATTCTTGAATATTTCTATGCTCAAAATACCATTCTTTAGTATCGGTAGTAATATCTAATAACGGGCTTTTCTTAAACTCTTCTAAATGTTCATCATTACCTTTAAATATTTCTAAAAGCGAATCTTCATCGATTGTATTTTTCTTCATCAGTTCGTTTACTAAAGATATTTTTAAAGATTGCCGCTTGATTAAGGAAGACTTAAACTTCTTCTTTTTTTGTTTACCATTAGCATCTATTTTTAATCTTTCATTTATATATGTTTCCCACAAAGCGGCTGAATTAGTAGGAATACCATTAAATTTATTTATGTATGTAGCTAATATCTCTATTTGAAAAGGATTGTTCAAAAATGAATCAGGAATTTGTTCAAAATCTGAACTAGATAAAGAATTTAAACAAAGTTTATTGAGTAGATTTAAAGATTCACTAGGTTTTAAATCTTTCATGAAAAAAGCAGAAAAGCCAGAAACATTTTTAACTATACTTTCATAAATGTTTGTTCTGCAACTTATGACGCACTTTAATTGACTAGCTTTTACATATTCAGAACTGAGAAAATCTTCAAGTTTAGAAATAAAATCTTCTATATCAGCAATTTCGTCAATACCGTCTAAAATCAATAATACGTTTTTAATTTTTTCATATTGTTTAGGGAGCTTTTTTTCTATTGTATCAGTGATAGTAAAGTTTTTAAGGTTACGAAAAATAGGGGTAGAACTATTTTGTTCTCCTGTATTCCAATATTTTAGTGCAAATTGTTTTAGAGAAGTTGTTTTTCCACATCCAGGATTACCCAAAATAAATACTCTTTTATTATTGCTTACTAACTCTTCGAGATTATAAACCGTTTCACTTTCAAAGAAATATTCATAATTAGTTCGGGACTTTGAGAATCTTCTATCTATAAAGTACTCTGTGGGTTCTATTTCTTTAAGAAAACTAAACTTATCGGACTCCTTTAAATGAACTTTCTTAAAGGGTTCATTGCTAAAAATCAAGCTTTTAACCTTTTCTAAAAGCTTTTGCTCATCAATTATAAAACTTGGTTGTTCACCGTATATTTCTTTATAAAAATGTTTATTTAAAGCAAATATTTCCCTTACTCCATTTGAGGTATCCAAAAGCTGAATATGAAAATCAAATTTATTATTAAGTGTGTGCTTTGTTTTCTCAGGGTTATCTTTATTCTTGAATATTGATTTTGAATTGATTGCAATGAACAAATCATTGGTGTTATTTAATGGATAATTAGTTTCTAATTCAAGTGCTTTTTGAAAAATATGCCCCATGTCAATACCGCTTGAATAATTCTTACATTCAATGTAGATATTATGTGATATAAAGTTTTTTGAAATTTGAATTTGAACATCAAAACCATCTTGTGTTCCTGATGTTTGAATTCTATCTTTAGTTATTCTTAAATCAATTTTATCAAATAACCACACAAAAAAATCTCTAGTGATTATCTCAAAATCTGATCCTAATTTTTGACTCTTCATTGTTTAAAATTATATATGTTTTTATCAAGACTGCTAACTGAAGTAGTTAATCTTAAGATATAGTAATGTACTAAAAATAGAACTAATCTTACGAAAATAATTTAACTAATCGGATGCAAACTTTCAATAAGTTCATGAAGATTTTCTAAGTCGTCCTGTTGGTAACGTTCTGTAGAAGAAATATAGGCTCAAGTAAATTTTATGGGTATTAAGCGAATAATTTTTCAAGTCTAAAGAGGAAAAATTGTGTATCTCTTACGCCTCTTTGATTGGCTCTAAAGAGTTTTATTTTTGAATTAAAAGACTCTGCATTTGCATTTGTATTCCTATTGTAAAAAAAGTTTAAGATGGTATTAAAATGATGTTTAATACTGTTCATTGCTGTATTGAAATTTTTAAATTCCAATTTTTCTGTATCCTCAAACCAATGTTCAAATCGTTGTTTGGCTTTTACTTTACATTTTTCTTGATAAATGCTTCTAAATTCTAAAGTGTGTTTATAGGCTTGTTGGATGTTTGGATAAAGATTACATAATAATTCTGCTCTTTGTTTTTGATTAGGTGTCCAATCGTTTGTCTTTTTAGCTAAAATATATCTACTTCTAGCCAAAAGTTGCTTTTTTGTATCACCATTAGATAGCACTATGGGTTTGTGTTTCTTCCTTGCTTTTTTAGCAGCTTCAATGGCTTTGTTTTCATCTTCTATTGCTTTCCACCGATGCTGTACTCTAACATGCTGTAAAGCTTCTGTTACCAGTTTTACCACATGAAATCTATCGGTAACAATTTTAGCATTTGGAAAACAAATCTTAGCTGTTAAATTCATATTATTTGCCATATCTAAAGTTACTTCTTTGACTTGTTTGCGTTGTTCTAAGGGTATTCTTTCAATAGCAGTAATAATATCATCACTTTTAATTCCTTTTACACAAGCCACTAAAGTTCCTTGTTTACTTCGTCCGTTCTTGTTGGTCAAATAGGTATAAAGTTCACCTTTAGATAGACTTACTTCATCAAGACTTAAATACTCTCCTATATTCTTCGGATAAATAAGATAATCTTCACAATGGGGCTTTTGATTCCAACTATCAAACCCACTTATCTGTTTCTTATAATGGCGTTGTAAAGTTCGTGGGTAAATACCGTAATAACTCGCTATATTACTGATCGTATCTTCTCGGGCCTCTACCTGTAGCTTTTAAAAAATCAGAAAGTTCTGACGTTAATTTAGAACCTTCTGCAATGAATGAATAATCATTTTTAGTCGCTCCCTTTTTAGTCTTCTTATCTCGCCATCGTCTTGTTTTTATATGTAGATAAACTGCTTTACCGCGTATGGGAAAATCTTGAATCTGTTTACTGCTAATAAAACCTTTGGACTCATAATTACCCTTTGAGTAACCCTCTGGTAGAATATTCTTCTCTTCTAAATAAATGTGAAAAGCATCCTTTTTAACTGAAATATCTCCTAATTCTTCAAAAAATACAATATCAAAATGAAGTAATAAATCTTGAGGGAGGATAGATGCTAATAATTCTAAATGCATCGTCTTTTTTTATGCATCTAAAATAATCAATCCCCATAAATTGTCGTTGACCCATTAAATCTTTTGTAATCTGAATTTTGTTAATAGCCATTTTCCAAGCATTGATAATGGTATTTTCTGTGGTTAAGTCTTTACTAAACGACCATCCCACTACCTTTCTATTAAACAAATCTATAATTACAGTTAAGTACATCCAGCCTTGTTTTGTAGAAATATAAGTCATATCTGACACCCATACTTGATTTTCTCTATCAACACTAAAGTTTTGATTTAATAAATTTGGTGCTATGGGATATTTATGATTAGAATCTGTTAACGCTCTAAATTTATAAGACCGCCTTACAAATAAGCCAAGTAACTTCATCAACTTACTGATCCTTCTTGGAGAAACAAAATAGCCATACTTTTCTAATTCCTTTTTTATTCTAGGAGATACATAGCTATGATAACTATCTTCAAATATTTTTTGTATAAAAAACATAATACGTTCATTTGTTAACCATCGTTTTGAAGAACCACACTTAAGCCAATTATAATAACTACTTCTACTTACTTTTAAAATACTACACATTTTCTCAACAGGAAATTTCAATTTATGATATTTTATAAATTGATACTTCTCTTGTCGCTCTTGGAGAAAATGCTTACCGCCTTTTTTAATATCTCATTCTCTAAATGAATATCCTGTAATTCTTTTTTTAAAGCTATAATTTCTCGCTCTTGATCTGTTAATTTTAAATTCCCTTTACCAGGAAAACTATTTTTATTACCGTATTGTTTTAATTCTTGACCCCAGCGAGATAAAGAGGATATGGAAATATCCAAATCTTTACAAGTTTGTTTTATACTACCTTTTGCATAACTTAACTCTACTGCCTTATGCTTAAATTCTTTGGTATAAAAATTTCGTGGGTTTGACATTGTTTAATTTTTAAAGTTTATAAATATATAAACTCCTTTCTTACTGTCCTGTCAAATGTAGCACTTCCAACCTTTACCACATTGGGAAGATATCATTGGTTTATTTTCTACAACTGACGGTGAGATTTTAAGGTTTATGCTTTTGGCTAAAATCTCTTTAGAAAAATTAATTCGTCACGAATTAGCTTGTCGCGGATATGATGAAAATCACCGTTGGGTTGGCTTTAATAAAGCTCATGAAATCTGGAAGACAACTGAATAATTAAACTTTTAAATCAAACGCTCACTTTTCCCAAGTGAGCGTTTTTAATTTATTTCGATGTTTCTACTTAATTTAATTATTAATGATCTTTTTTGATTGTTCATTAATTCTTTTATTCTCAGCCTCAATTTTAGAAATAAGGCTAAGTATATCGGAATTAGTTATTGATTTATCTTTCTTTAAAACATTATATGCAACAGCACTGTTAATAAAACCTTCTGAATGCTCAGCAATATTGTTAGACTGTAAAAAGTATTCAATCAAAAATTTTGCTTTACCTTTTTTCATAGAATAAAGATTATAACCTTGATTAGCTTTTTTTAGATGATACAAATACTGTTTTAAAAAAAGATAGTTAACAATTAAATCTTTTTTAGATTTATCATTTTTTTTATCATTAAATATTGAAGCAATATTAAAGTTTTCCAAAAAATCAATTTCTGATAAATCTATTTGATTTGGAACATAGTTTTTAGATTTAATTAATAAATCATCAATATTATTATTTAATTTTTGCTCAATTAGAACAATTTCATTTGATTGCTTTGATTTTATTTCTTTTTTACAACAAAAGAAAGAAACTAACGCAACGAATAAAAAATATTTTTTCATTGTGCTCATTTTTAAAGTTTACTTGGATCAATAGTATCTCCAAGATCTGTTTGAACTATTCTGGAGTTTATCGTTTTCATATGTATAACTTTTTTATCAGAACTAAGAGCTGCATTTATTGCCTCACTCATATTTTTTACAGTTTTTGTTTCAAGAACTTTTCCAT
This window of the Flavobacteriaceae bacterium genome carries:
- a CDS encoding NACHT domain-containing protein, producing MKSQKLGSDFEIITRDFFVWLFDKIDLRITKDRIQTSGTQDGFDVQIQISKNFISHNIYIECKNYSSGIDMGHIFQKALELETNYPLNNTNDLFIAINSKSIFKNKDNPEKTKHTLNNKFDFHIQLLDTSNGVREIFALNKHFYKEIYGEQPSFIIDEQKLLEKVKSLIFSNEPFKKVHLKESDKFSFLKEIEPTEYFIDRRFSKSRTNYEYFFESETVYNLEELVSNNKRVFILGNPGCGKTTSLKQFALKYWNTGEQNSSTPIFRNLKNFTITDTIEKKLPKQYEKIKNVLLILDGIDEIADIEDFISKLEDFLSSEYVKASQLKCVISCRTNIYESIVKNVSGFSAFFMKDLKPSESLNLLNKLCLNSLSSSDFEQIPDSFLNNPFQIEILATYINKFNGIPTNSAALWETYINERLKIDANGKQKKKKFKSSLIKRQSLKISLVNELMKKNTIDEDSLLEIFKGNDEHLEEFKKSPLLDITTDTKEWYFEHRNIQEYFASKQISKLSAQEMIKFIQISGKKRTHPSLFNSITFLINLLQKDSDKYKTLIEWLIDNEPEILFKADSNRITDDLKVKVFQTYFQRVCIEQTLWIDNNSTYSSNEISLFASCQANYDYLISIIENYKSHHRRTTLSALDLLKYFKIPFNQYEGLKQFLLKKLKTKNTHFDLSLKSMIIRVIYIQKLTVDDDAYLNKVFNCFKNSTHKEFNRSLMNLLLEKDDIEDFYEFIKEEFLLIYKLKERKVEDEVMRGGQYIINQLIFKIKDADKFLDIIKYYFTEDITIHISNEQELFNRIADRIIFNTQNDETFLIKLMSQITNDIRFHTHEKLLKKIITETNSNKQVIEFLLSSFPASKVRYFISSIVNQESIGVICKKLIELKTIDKEIEYWRNNIGNSSHRDLSVKFDNLMQKNGIVFKEPVFTQKKADNQVEKYKRNIQENFDLLFDKKKLKSKIRYLFTKHGKTIDGKKIRDIRRKWWDKNGHWNVIDVQIDVLDQIIFSRNKLSISFKEVSEFLKDDFVLFKKMKQTIEKYDSSNREYVISENQKQIITDWCITQTKAIDFNNVARASGPNSFFILNDYKRIETIFFFQNLFDIELPQAFLLECIKFYEFTKSHDSDEEYAKLKKLVNDENEFNSKIISNIKDGGLVAFSKYKHIKYAVENNLKSVFSEVRTYFKTEHSLYNHREILKQYIIITGDIDLLKECSKKIEEHITWDAINILVDLRKEAEFCIQTAKKYLKLNEDRYRVDALQTLFILNDESALLELIQLLKQGIVPSFGYIKFNNFNNVNDLNQLKILFDLIYKPKFDAFESHTYRNFFNYLITIFSVKEYSFETIQDILVLIKKDLSQKGTDLFYINRLIDDSIDNYINSKSSIYALDKALKTVDALV
- a CDS encoding DDE transposase is translated as MSGFDSWNQKPHCEDYLIYPKNIGEYLSLDEVSLSKGELYTYLTNKNGRSKQGTLVACVKGIKSDDIITAIERIPLEQRKQVKEVTLDMANNMNLTAKICFPNAKIVTDRFHVVKLVTEALQHVRVQHRWKAIEDENKAIEAAKKARKKHKPIVLSNGDTKKQLLARSRYILAKKTNDWTPNQKQRAELLCNLYPNIQQAYKHTLEFRSIYQEKCKVKAKQRFEHWFEDTEKLEFKNFNTAMNSIKHHFNTILNFFYNRNTNANAESFNSKIKLFRANQRGVRDTQFFLFRLEKLFA
- a CDS encoding IS3 family transposase; its protein translation is MKKGGKHFLQERQEKYQFIKYHKLKFPVEKMCSILKVSRSSYYNWLKCGSSKRWLTNERIMFFIQKIFEDSYHSYVSPRIKKELEKYGYFVSPRRISKLMKLLGLFVRRSYKFRALTDSNHKYPIAPNLLNQNFSVDRENQVWVSDMTYISTKQGWMYLTVIIDLFNRKVVGWSFSKDLTTENTIINAWKMAINKIQITKDLMGQRQFMGIDYFRCIKKDDAFRIISIYPPSRFITSF
- a CDS encoding transposase is translated as MSNPRNFYTKEFKHKAVELSYAKGSIKQTCKDLDISISSLSRWGQELKQYGNKNSFPGKGNLKLTDQEREIIALKKELQDIHLENEILKKAVSIFSKSDKRSINL